A stretch of DNA from Candidatus Magasanikbacteria bacterium RIFOXYB2_FULL_38_10:
GCACGGGGGACGCTACCCCTACTACTACTGTCCGCGGCGCAACGGCTGCCGCCAGCCATATGCCCTTGTCGGTGACGTCGACTCTCAGCTCGCGGCGTTGTTCGGCCGGTTGACACTTCCAGACGCCGTAGTCGGTTGGTACATCGACGCCCTGGAGGAGTTGAACCAGAGCAGCAAGGAGACAGTACGTGCCATCGCCCTGTCTCGGGAACGGGCCAAGGCGTCGGTCAATCGGCAACTGAGGACGTTGACCGACCTTCGCGTACGCAACGCCATTCGTGACGATGAGTACCTGGCGCAACGCGAGAGACTCCTTCAAGAGGAAGCTTCCCTTGGGCGACCTGTGCAGGCGACGGACGCGTTCGAACCCGCCCAGGATGTGATTCTGGCGTTATCTAAGCTAAAGAATCGCTTTGCGTCAGCGAGCCTCCAAAACAAGCGCCTTCTCGTGGATTCAATCTGTTCGAACCCCCGCTTGCTCAACAAAAAACTGCTGCTGCAAGCAAAAAAACCCTTCACCATTGCTGGCGAAGGATTCGGTAGTCTTAAATCTCTCGGGGACAGGGATTCGAACCCTGGACCAACGCGTTAACAGCGCGCTGCTCTACCGCTGAGCTATCCCCGAATAATATTTGTGCTCAAATTATACCGATTTATTTTTTAATCGTCAAGACCGCTTAATAAAAACTAAAAAACTCTTCAAACAGAAAAAACCTAGTAGTCTTTGAGTTTTTCTATGGCGGTAAAATTTTTGATTCTTTCCAAAGCCTTGGCTTCAATTTGTCTAATGCGTTCACGGGTTACATCAAATTCTTGCCCCACTTCTTCCAAGGTGTGGGAGACACCGTCGTTTAAACCAAAACGCATTTCTAATATTTTTTGTTCGCGAGGTGACAAATCCTTAATAGCCTCTACTACATAATCTTTTAGCAATCTTAAAGCCGCCGAGCGATCAGGAGAAACATTTTTTACATCTTTGATAAAATCTTCCAGAGTGGAATCTTCGTCGCTGTCCCCCACCGAGGTCTCCAAGGAAACAGTATCTTGAGAAATTTTTAAAATGTGGGAAATTTTTTCCACATCATCACCTAATTCGGCCGCTATTTCTTCTGGGGTTGGCTCGCGTCCCAAATCTTGAATAAGCTGGCGGGAAACTGTTTGCACGCGATTGATATTTTCCACCATATGCACCGGAATACGAATGGTGCGCGATTGATCTGCCAAAGCCCTGGTAATAGCTTGCCTGATCCACCAGGTGGCATAAGTAGAAAATTTATAACCTCGACGATAATCAAATTTTTTAACCGCTTTAAACAAACCAATATTACCTTCTTGAATCAAATCCAATAAAGATAATTGTTTACCCACAAACTTTTTAGCAATAGACACAACCAAACGCAAATTGGTTTCTATCAATCTTTTTTCCGCCTCTCTGTCCCCCTGTTCTTTGCGCTTGGCCAAAGCCACCTCCTCTTCTCCTGTTAAAAGGGCGATTTTACCAATTTCACGCAAATACATTTGAATAGAATCACTGGATAATTCATCAAAATCAATTGCCGGAACAATCTTAGCTTCGCTCATGGTAGAAACTTTCCCTAACAAGGCCTTCTTTTCATCGTGTTTTAATAACAAATTTTCTTTGGTTTCCAAAACCGTCACACTGTTGGATTCAGCTAAATCTAAAAAATCCTCATAGATTCCGACGTAATTTTCTAAAAAAGGAAAAACTTGCAAGATTTCTGTTTCTGTTAAAAACCCGCGTATTCTACCTTTTTTAATTACACTTTGGATAAGTGCATTTTCCGGAGGTACTATTTTAATTGGCGGAAAAAGTTCTAATTGTTTTATTGCGGTTTTTTTGGCTGACATTTTTTTGCCAGCTTTAAAAAAAGATTTTTTAGAAATTTTATTTTTTTTCTTTTTTAAAAAAGTCTTTTTCTTTTGAAAAAGTTTTTTTACAATCTTTTTTATCACCTTTTTTTGGGCAGCCTTTTTAATTTTAACCTTAGCTACTTTCTTAAGCGCTTTCTTTTTAACCATTTTCTTATTTTTCTTCATATTATAAAAAATCTTTGAATTTCTCCATTAAAAAAAGGATCTTTTCTTTGTCGCTATTTTTTTCCGCTTCGGCCATTTCCTTTTCTAAGGTCTTACGAATGGCATTATTATACCACATTTTTAACCTTTTAGCGACACTGATAATTTCTTCTTCGGCTTCTTTTTGGCTTAAATTAAAGTATTCTTTTTCGTATAATAAGTCCAAAATATCTATTATTTGACAAACCTCATTTTGGCCTTTCCAAGCCTTAAAACTGTGGATAACTCCCACATCGCCCTCCGGCAAAGCCTCGGCGGTATTATAAAACAAAATTAAATTTTCGTACAGATTTTTAAGGTTTTGATTAATAAAAAACTCCGGATGTAAAATCTGCTTGGCTGTTTCAAAAAATAGCGGCCAACGAATTAACAAACATAA
This window harbors:
- a CDS encoding RNA polymerase sigma factor RpoD (sigma factors are initiation factors that promote the attachment of RNA polymerase to specific initiation sites and are then released; primary sigma factor of bacterium), which produces MKIVPPENALIQSVIKKGRIRGFLTETEILQVFPFLENYVGIYEDFLDLAESNSVTVLETKENLLLKHDEKKALLGKVSTMSEAKIVPAIDFDELSSDSIQMYLREIGKIALLTGEEEVALAKRKEQGDREAEKRLIETNLRLVVSIAKKFVGKQLSLLDLIQEGNIGLFKAVKKFDYRRGYKFSTYATWWIRQAITRALADQSRTIRIPVHMVENINRVQTVSRQLIQDLGREPTPEEIAAELGDDVEKISHILKISQDTVSLETSVGDSDEDSTLEDFIKDVKNVSPDRSAALRLLKDYVVEAIKDLSPREQKILEMRFGLNDGVSHTLEEVGQEFDVTRERIRQIEAKALERIKNFTAIEKLKDY